The following proteins come from a genomic window of Acipenser ruthenus unplaced genomic scaffold, fAciRut3.2 maternal haplotype, whole genome shotgun sequence:
- the LOC131730015 gene encoding 40-kDa huntingtin-associated protein-like: protein MAAEGDFLLRYRTVSNKLKKRFLRKPNVAEASEQFGQLAKELKQQDCPQYAAFCNLAMARCEQTLFNAPGEALSLTEAARLFMEAERETQQLRSPGFEEHLQAAVNCYSFAVKVYIEVNQPVMAASLCLELGNALKVRERERDC, encoded by the exons ATGGCGGCCGAAGGAGATTTTTTACTCCGTTATCGAACTGTATCGAATAAACTAAAAAA acGCTTCCTAAGAAAGCCGAACGTAGCGGAAGCGAGCGAGCAGTTCG gccAGCTCGCTAAGGAACTCAAACAGCAGGACTGTCCTCAGTATGCTGCCTTCTGTAACCTGGCGATGGCGCG TTGTGAGCAGACTTTGTTCAATGCCCCTGGGGAGGCCCTGTCTCTCACTGAAGCTGCCCGCCTCTTCATGGAGGCTGAGCGGGAGACGCAGCAACTACGAAGCCCAGGCTTCGAGGAGCACCTGCAGGCCGCAGTCAACTGCTACAGCTTTGCAGTgaag gtctaTATTGAAGTGAATCAGCCAGTAATGGCAGCCAGTCTGTGTCTTGAACTGGGAAACGCACTgaaggtaagagagagagagagggattgttaa
- the si:ch211-243a20.4 gene encoding NFAT activation molecule 1 isoform X1 yields MSPSGFAKLFPVFLLSFGVKGTGLALVTLELGDPIRVALSGETVDLVCKIHIPANSTGGKAGLYRVAAGGESLIGTETEYPTQADPKTETMQVHFIAHNASFTGSYLCRYNSNEGRVQSSCYLLVRDVGYREPSSFIVDIITLSILSAIFLVFSVTGTGVLLWKRRVCACSGTEEKDTETARDTETARDTETERDTETERDTERDSERDTERDKERVNAEKQTVKEPSIYTALEPRNPSLYTTLEPKPKNEKNVKKRKGGEEKKKKKKKKGKAQPNQPQTAAAEEGIFESVYENL; encoded by the exons ATGTCTCCCAGCGGCTTTGCAAAATTATTCCCGGTTTTCCTGTTGTCTTTTGGAGTAAAAG GCACGGGTCTTGCCTTGGTCACACTGGAGCTAGGAGACCCGATTCGGGTGGCGCTGTCAGGAGAGACCGTGGATCTGGTCTGTAAAATCCACATCCCTGCCAACTCCACCGGCGGGAAAGCGGGACTTTACCGGGTCGCGGCGGGAGGAGAAAGTTTAATCGGTACAGAGACCGAGTATCCGACGCAGGCGGATCCCAAGACCGAAACGATGCAGGTTCATTTCATCGCACACAACGCGTCATTCACCGGAAGCTACCTGTGTCGTTATAACAGCAACGAGGGGCGGGTCCAGTCATCGTGTTACCTGCTCGTCAGAG atGTGGGGTACAGGGAGCCCTCGTCCTTCATTGTGGATATCATCACTCTGTCGATTCTCAGCGCCATCTTCCTCGTCTTCAGTGTGACTGGAACTGGGGTGCTGCTGTGGAAGAggagg GTCTGCGCCTGTTCTGGGACTGAAGAGAAAGACACAGAGACagcgagagacacagagacagcaagagacacagagacagagagagacacagagacagagagagacacagagagagactcagagagagacacagagagagacaaagagagagtcAATGCTGAGAAGCAGACAGTGAAGGAACCATCCATCTACACT GCTCTGGAGCCTCGCAACCCTTCTCTCTACACCACTCTGGAGCCGAAGCCAAAGAACGAGAAGAACGttaaaaagagaaaaggaggagaagagaagaagaagaagaagaagaagaaagggaaG gcGCAGCCGAATCAACCACAGACCGCCGCAGCCGAGGAGGGCATCTTTGAATCCGTCTACGAGAATCTGTGA
- the si:ch211-243a20.4 gene encoding NFAT activation molecule 1 isoform X2: MSPSGFAKLFPVFLLSFGVKGTGLALVTLELGDPIRVALSGETVDLVCKIHIPANSTGGKAGLYRVAAGGESLIGTETEYPTQADPKTETMQVHFIAHNASFTGSYLCRYNSNEGRVQSSCYLLVRDVGYREPSSFIVDIITLSILSAIFLVFSVTGTGVLLWKRRVCACSGTEEKDTETARDTETARDTETERDTETERDTERDSERDTERDKERVNAEKQTVKEPSIYTALEPRNPSLYTTLEPKPKNEKNVKKRKGGEEKKKKKKKKGKPNQPQTAAAEEGIFESVYENL, from the exons ATGTCTCCCAGCGGCTTTGCAAAATTATTCCCGGTTTTCCTGTTGTCTTTTGGAGTAAAAG GCACGGGTCTTGCCTTGGTCACACTGGAGCTAGGAGACCCGATTCGGGTGGCGCTGTCAGGAGAGACCGTGGATCTGGTCTGTAAAATCCACATCCCTGCCAACTCCACCGGCGGGAAAGCGGGACTTTACCGGGTCGCGGCGGGAGGAGAAAGTTTAATCGGTACAGAGACCGAGTATCCGACGCAGGCGGATCCCAAGACCGAAACGATGCAGGTTCATTTCATCGCACACAACGCGTCATTCACCGGAAGCTACCTGTGTCGTTATAACAGCAACGAGGGGCGGGTCCAGTCATCGTGTTACCTGCTCGTCAGAG atGTGGGGTACAGGGAGCCCTCGTCCTTCATTGTGGATATCATCACTCTGTCGATTCTCAGCGCCATCTTCCTCGTCTTCAGTGTGACTGGAACTGGGGTGCTGCTGTGGAAGAggagg GTCTGCGCCTGTTCTGGGACTGAAGAGAAAGACACAGAGACagcgagagacacagagacagcaagagacacagagacagagagagacacagagacagagagagacacagagagagactcagagagagacacagagagagacaaagagagagtcAATGCTGAGAAGCAGACAGTGAAGGAACCATCCATCTACACT GCTCTGGAGCCTCGCAACCCTTCTCTCTACACCACTCTGGAGCCGAAGCCAAAGAACGAGAAGAACGttaaaaagagaaaaggaggagaagagaagaagaagaagaagaagaagaaagggaaG CCGAATCAACCACAGACCGCCGCAGCCGAGGAGGGCATCTTTGAATCCGTCTACGAGAATCTGTGA